From the genome of Chitinispirillales bacterium ANBcel5, one region includes:
- the tsaD gene encoding tRNA (adenosine(37)-N6)-threonylcarbamoyltransferase complex transferase subunit TsaD, translating to MIVLGLETSCDETSAAVIKNGKLESNLIYSQTEHSDFGGVVPEIASRAHLEKIAPLTQKALTEASVSAEAVDLIAVSDSPGLAGALLVGISYALGMHMAHGTALSGINHLEGHIAALFISNPDIPLPFLALVVSGGHTAIYRVDDFGCYTLLGQTVDDAAGEAFDKVGKMLGFNYPAGRSIEQKAAEAQNHDLVSFPIAKLSDSKLNFSFSGLKTAVKYFLKSKTSQYITENKADICYAFQRAVIKSLVNNLAEASKVTNIKTFGVVGGVACNSTLRKTLTSRFGEQLFCPPPSLCTDNAAMIAMAGLKRAQMNCCRFPKMNPSRGI from the coding sequence ATGATAGTTCTGGGACTGGAAACGTCCTGTGATGAGACTTCCGCAGCGGTAATAAAAAACGGTAAATTAGAATCTAATCTTATCTATTCTCAAACAGAGCATTCAGATTTTGGGGGAGTAGTACCCGAGATAGCCTCACGCGCTCACCTGGAAAAAATTGCTCCTCTTACTCAAAAGGCACTCACTGAAGCCTCAGTTAGTGCAGAAGCGGTAGATCTGATTGCAGTTTCAGATAGCCCCGGTCTTGCAGGTGCATTGCTTGTGGGCATAAGTTATGCCCTGGGGATGCATATGGCCCATGGTACAGCTCTCAGTGGGATTAATCATCTGGAGGGGCATATTGCTGCTCTTTTTATCAGTAATCCAGATATACCCCTGCCGTTTCTTGCGCTCGTGGTTTCAGGCGGACACACAGCGATCTATAGAGTAGATGATTTTGGCTGTTATACATTATTGGGACAAACTGTTGATGATGCAGCTGGTGAAGCCTTTGATAAAGTAGGTAAGATGCTTGGATTTAATTACCCGGCAGGAAGGTCGATAGAACAAAAGGCAGCCGAAGCACAAAACCATGATCTGGTAAGTTTCCCTATTGCCAAACTATCGGATTCAAAACTTAATTTTTCATTTTCGGGTCTAAAAACAGCGGTAAAGTATTTTCTTAAAAGTAAAACTTCCCAATATATTACAGAAAACAAAGCAGACATATGCTACGCGTTTCAAAGAGCTGTAATTAAATCCTTGGTTAATAACTTAGCAGAGGCATCCAAAGTAACAAATATTAAAACTTTTGGTGTTGTCGGAGGGGTAGCCTGCAACAGTACGTTGCGAAAAACGCTTACAAGCCGGTTTGGAGAACAACTATTTTGTCCCCCTCCCTCTTTATGTACCGATAATGCAGCCATGATTGCCATGGCAGGCCTCAAAAGAGCTCAGATGAATTGCTGCCGCTTTCCAAAAATGAATCCATCACGAGGTATTTAA
- the ftsY gene encoding signal recognition particle-docking protein FtsY — protein sequence MDIFSRLKSGLSKTRLQISSIIKGAEFDDTFFDSLEEALIAADLGLDLSVDVIDRLREDISQKGITEAADAIESLKEILVSDLHAEKVPEEFPPKPWVILIVGVNGVGKTTTIGKISNELRNNGKKVILGAADTFRAGAIEQLRIWAQRTGCDFVSQHERADAASVSFDSIEAAKSRSSDVLILDTAGRLHNKVNLMKELEKIVRVIKKNTPHAPNEILLVVDATTGQNAIKQAQVFNDIVPLTGLVITKLDGTAKGGVALALTKKLGVPIRKIGVGEGIDDLQDFDPHAYVEAMLGDIV from the coding sequence ATGGATATATTTTCACGTCTAAAAAGCGGGTTAAGTAAAACTCGGTTGCAAATTAGTTCCATAATCAAGGGGGCAGAGTTTGATGACACGTTCTTTGATTCCCTTGAGGAGGCGTTAATTGCAGCTGATCTGGGACTTGATCTTTCGGTTGATGTAATCGATCGTCTAAGAGAAGATATAAGCCAGAAAGGGATTACTGAGGCAGCTGATGCCATCGAATCGTTAAAAGAGATACTTGTTTCTGATTTGCACGCAGAAAAAGTACCCGAGGAATTTCCACCTAAACCGTGGGTGATCTTGATCGTTGGTGTAAATGGAGTGGGAAAAACCACTACTATTGGTAAAATTTCCAATGAACTGAGAAACAATGGCAAAAAGGTGATACTTGGTGCTGCTGATACATTTAGAGCCGGTGCAATAGAGCAGCTTAGAATCTGGGCGCAGCGTACCGGATGTGATTTTGTCTCTCAGCATGAGAGGGCTGATGCTGCTTCGGTTTCTTTTGATTCCATTGAAGCTGCAAAGAGCAGAAGCTCAGATGTACTAATTCTTGATACTGCCGGGCGCCTTCATAATAAAGTTAATCTTATGAAGGAATTGGAGAAGATTGTAAGAGTCATAAAGAAAAATACTCCGCATGCACCCAACGAAATTTTGCTGGTTGTTGATGCAACCACAGGACAAAATGCCATCAAACAGGCACAGGTTTTTAATGATATAGTTCCTTTGACCGGACTTGTGATTACTAAACTTGATGGCACTGCAAAGGGCGGGGTCGCATTAGCGCTTACTAAAAAACTTGGCGTTCCAATTAGAAAAATTGGTGTAGGTGAGGGGATTGATGATCTGCAGGACTTTGACCCGCATGCCTATGTGGAAGCTATGTTGGGTGATATCGTGTAA
- a CDS encoding HDOD domain-containing protein translates to MEQELDPINCKMFDPLPSPLPVTKYIVEMLEKRDLNREEILNALKLDPALAAQVIRLANSSVPNVGISVSSLKNAINLLGLERIFSLLEISLILGKKREREKYPISIKRFWAHSLLVALISESIGKFLKRYQYIETDILFCAGLLHDIGKLVLCTNRPQELRKAVVASTNKVFFHCEDCSCSHVSVGAFFAEKCFYPPDLCSVISSHHAPEESEGYVMLGEVVHIADNMAHVLGYGVVEKESVPEIKLEALKRVNLQGESLRVIASTALEHHKRIRLQVDML, encoded by the coding sequence ATGGAACAGGAATTAGACCCCATCAACTGCAAAATGTTCGACCCTTTGCCTTCGCCTTTGCCTGTTACAAAGTATATCGTCGAAATGTTAGAGAAACGGGATTTAAACAGAGAAGAAATTCTTAATGCTTTAAAACTGGACCCTGCTCTTGCTGCTCAGGTAATAAGACTTGCCAATAGCTCTGTGCCAAACGTAGGTATAAGCGTCTCGTCCCTTAAAAATGCCATTAACCTTTTAGGTTTGGAACGAATATTTTCTCTTCTAGAGATATCTTTAATTTTAGGTAAAAAGAGGGAAAGAGAAAAATATCCTATCTCTATCAAGCGTTTCTGGGCTCATTCTTTGCTCGTTGCACTCATATCAGAGTCGATCGGGAAATTCCTTAAACGCTACCAGTACATAGAAACTGATATACTTTTCTGTGCAGGTTTGCTTCATGATATTGGAAAACTTGTTTTGTGCACTAACAGACCACAGGAGTTACGCAAAGCGGTTGTGGCATCCACAAACAAGGTGTTTTTTCACTGTGAAGACTGCAGCTGCTCTCATGTTTCTGTGGGTGCGTTTTTTGCAGAAAAATGCTTTTATCCTCCCGATCTATGCTCTGTTATCAGCTCACACCATGCACCGGAAGAGAGTGAGGGTTATGTGATGCTGGGAGAGGTTGTGCATATTGCAGACAACATGGCACATGTGCTTGGCTATGGTGTTGTGGAAAAGGAAAGTGTGCCGGAAATTAAGCTGGAAGCTTTAAAGCGAGTTAACCTGCAGGGTGAATCGCTGCGTGTTATAGCATCAACTGCTCTTGAGCATCACAAGAGAATACGGCTGCAGGTTGATATGTTATGA
- a CDS encoding HDOD domain-containing protein: MNQNSSISSAQNSERYHRIIENLDQLPSLPAIVLRLLKIVNSPDTSAEDAASLIEKDPALTSKMLRLANSAFYGIPRSISSVSSAVVILGFNTIRSLVLSASLVKMFSGEKYAFSNDAFWKHSIVTAMAAKTITRHFMNIRMMDPESAFCSGIIHDIGKLILNQYASDDYYETCEYAKKESVPLIKAEEQILGVTHAGIGSILADRWALPIELGNCLVHHHSPDQKEIASELVATVHVANFISHELGCDLWEDEICSAKCKSALRYLNIAETEYLKIRDTIEKTMENSMEFLSIIK; this comes from the coding sequence ATGAATCAGAACAGCTCTATCAGTTCTGCACAAAACAGTGAGCGATATCACAGGATAATCGAAAACCTGGACCAGTTACCATCTCTTCCTGCAATAGTACTTAGGTTACTTAAGATTGTAAATTCACCAGATACATCTGCTGAAGATGCGGCTTCACTCATAGAAAAAGATCCTGCTCTAACAAGTAAAATGTTACGTCTTGCCAATAGTGCTTTTTATGGTATCCCAAGAAGTATCTCTTCTGTTTCAAGTGCTGTTGTTATACTTGGCTTTAACACAATAAGGTCCTTAGTCCTCAGTGCGTCACTTGTGAAAATGTTTTCAGGTGAGAAATATGCTTTTAGCAATGATGCTTTTTGGAAACACTCGATTGTAACTGCCATGGCTGCCAAAACCATTACAAGACACTTTATGAATATTAGGATGATGGATCCTGAGAGTGCTTTTTGTTCAGGTATTATCCATGATATTGGTAAGCTCATATTAAATCAGTATGCTTCGGACGACTATTATGAAACATGTGAGTATGCAAAAAAGGAATCCGTACCGCTGATTAAAGCCGAAGAGCAAATATTGGGGGTAACCCATGCTGGTATCGGAAGTATTCTGGCCGACAGATGGGCTTTACCCATCGAACTCGGAAATTGTTTGGTTCATCACCACAGTCCGGATCAAAAAGAAATTGCCTCTGAGTTGGTTGCAACAGTGCATGTCGCTAACTTTATCTCACATGAACTTGGTTGTGATTTGTGGGAAGATGAGATTTGTTCCGCAAAATGCAAAAGTGCATTAAGATATCTAAACATCGCTGAAACCGAGTATCTTAAAATACGAGACACTATAGAAAAAACCATGGAAAACTCTATGGAATTTCTTTCCATTATCAAGTAG
- the mtaB gene encoding tRNA (N(6)-L-threonylcarbamoyladenosine(37)-C(2))-methylthiotransferase MtaB yields MDAENKKGAVAFHSVGCRTNQEEVASLQNVFTSAGYSVVSQIETADLIIVNTCSVTSCTESKTKRFLRSIPRSAPRAQILVTGCLAQQLKDELTDYENVKWVVGNVEKGSILPIIENGRVGLHCKNIYASDTIFLSTVVLPPEHSKRTRFSLKIQEGCNFCCSYCIVPALRGPSRSSDLNNLVAVLKKAVRYGYKEIVLTGTHIGQYRDPATGTSLSGLIEEISEVDGDYRIRLSSLDPRDLTDELLETVAKEGKICDHIHVSVQSFSKDVLLGMGRPFEGVNDLKIKIKRLREKRPDISLGGDFIVGFPGETDHMFMETVNGIRELEFSYGHVFRYSPRPGTKAQKFDNQVTEKLKSQRGELLREELNHSRLNFLSKQKERHHRILVESKGPVRGVTSNYIRVELPGKSAEHNSWIEVKLTELCCKGRCLAEPVK; encoded by the coding sequence ATGGATGCTGAAAATAAAAAAGGTGCTGTTGCTTTTCACTCTGTAGGGTGCAGAACTAATCAGGAGGAGGTTGCTTCACTTCAAAATGTGTTTACATCTGCAGGGTATTCAGTGGTCAGCCAAATAGAAACAGCTGATTTAATCATTGTAAACACCTGCTCTGTAACCTCATGCACAGAATCCAAAACAAAACGATTTCTTCGGTCGATACCGCGTAGTGCGCCCCGGGCTCAAATTTTGGTGACAGGATGCCTGGCTCAGCAGTTAAAAGATGAACTTACCGACTATGAAAATGTGAAATGGGTGGTAGGTAATGTAGAGAAAGGTAGTATTCTTCCTATTATAGAGAACGGTAGAGTGGGACTGCACTGTAAGAATATATATGCTTCTGATACAATTTTTCTTAGTACAGTTGTTCTGCCACCAGAGCACTCAAAGAGAACACGATTTAGTCTTAAAATACAGGAAGGTTGCAACTTTTGCTGCTCATATTGCATAGTTCCTGCTTTGCGTGGACCTTCCCGGAGTTCGGATTTAAACAATCTTGTAGCGGTGCTAAAAAAAGCGGTTCGTTACGGATATAAAGAAATCGTTCTGACTGGTACACACATTGGCCAATACAGAGACCCTGCTACAGGAACATCACTTAGTGGTCTGATAGAGGAAATATCAGAAGTTGATGGCGACTATAGAATCAGGCTTAGCTCTTTGGATCCCAGGGATCTAACTGATGAGCTGTTAGAAACTGTTGCAAAAGAGGGGAAAATATGTGATCATATACATGTAAGCGTACAGAGCTTCAGCAAGGATGTACTTTTAGGCATGGGACGTCCTTTTGAAGGGGTGAATGATTTGAAGATAAAAATCAAACGCTTACGGGAAAAAAGACCTGACATAAGCCTTGGGGGAGATTTTATAGTTGGATTTCCGGGAGAAACAGATCACATGTTTATGGAGACAGTAAACGGTATAAGGGAACTTGAGTTTTCCTACGGTCATGTTTTTAGATATTCTCCCCGGCCCGGGACTAAGGCTCAAAAATTTGATAACCAGGTGACCGAAAAGCTTAAAAGCCAAAGAGGTGAGCTTCTTAGGGAAGAATTAAATCACTCACGATTAAATTTTCTTTCAAAGCAGAAAGAAAGGCATCATAGAATACTTGTCGAATCTAAGGGACCGGTGCGTGGAGTGACATCAAATTATATCAGAGTCGAATTACCGGGTAAAAGTGCTGAGCATAATTCCTGGATTGAAGTAAAATTAACTGAACTGTGCTGCAAGGGCAGGTGTCTTGCTGAGCCAGTGAAATAA
- a CDS encoding STAS domain-containing protein, translating into MGEQNESVNRVIKMPRLFTGMEVKSVLNEIRGLVDECSYGIVLDFADTEMIDSTGIGGLVTVSQQIRPKGLKLVLCELRQSLLRIFTDTGIASFFDIENFGRIKPAAEVSVSDQSEDLRLKIVKEEVEDICILELIGVMNHPEGSHFFKKNMLMSMAKHCKIILDFKRLVFFDTLSIGSVLKISKLLKENGGGLKVCCANSNVKDTFSTLNLNSIIPLHADREAALNSWK; encoded by the coding sequence ATGGGTGAACAAAACGAATCTGTGAACCGGGTAATCAAAATGCCCCGATTGTTCACCGGCATGGAGGTGAAATCAGTTCTAAATGAAATTCGGGGGCTGGTTGATGAGTGTTCATACGGGATCGTTCTGGATTTTGCTGATACTGAGATGATAGACAGTACTGGCATAGGAGGGTTGGTGACTGTTTCACAGCAGATACGGCCTAAGGGGTTGAAACTTGTGCTTTGTGAATTACGTCAGAGTCTCTTAAGAATATTTACTGATACCGGTATAGCTTCATTTTTCGATATTGAAAACTTTGGCCGAATTAAGCCTGCTGCAGAAGTTAGTGTAAGTGATCAGAGTGAAGACCTGAGATTGAAAATAGTTAAAGAAGAGGTTGAGGATATTTGTATCCTAGAGCTTATCGGCGTTATGAATCATCCAGAAGGTTCACATTTTTTCAAAAAGAATATGCTCATGAGCATGGCAAAACACTGTAAAATCATTTTGGATTTTAAACGTTTAGTTTTCTTTGATACTCTCAGCATTGGTTCTGTACTGAAAATAAGTAAGCTTTTGAAAGAAAATGGTGGTGGTCTAAAAGTTTGCTGTGCTAATTCCAATGTGAAAGATACTTTCTCTACACTCAACTTAAATTCCATAATCCCCCTTCATGCAGATCGCGAAGCTGCCCTTAATAGTTGGAAATGA
- the mutL gene encoding DNA mismatch repair endonuclease MutL → MMKTKKNTIKVLSSSVIEKIAAGEVIERPASVLKELVENSIDASSTKIEITVEGAGFSLIRVSDNGLGMSSTDLEKCVVRHATSKINSADDLFMISTMGFRGEAMASVAAVSRLNVVSSDNDSGLGYAISSEGGVVKGIEPQQHLRGTKVTVRDLFYNVPARKKFMKTQRAEQLAIVRMLEQMVIPFPGIHFTVTVDGKKVMEIPECGSPRERIAAVGGTKFAQNLIECSEENDGVSALLYVSTPETLQKRPRFQSLYVNLRRIDNDSVTFAVREAFSRFLGHGNRPSFFCFLDIDPGCIDVNVHPTKQQIKFDEDRRIFGFIYRAVKSGIEKMLISKDDFRESAKTDIENLSDTYPALHSNAGEEGGGKDTGAQREKPKEEESAFQTILPFPASKRYSEKELDHKAESSVQLDNDDKDVLWNLIPCYQIHGMFILAPIKNGILLIDQHAAHERVLFEQALKDLHSGRTASQQLLFPVLFEVSPTEKAIIESGKEYFSGFGFEIADFGGNTISVSAIPAFLKDGQVENTIREMIRYLLDGRGSDAFGEPTKRFAAAFACGAAIKSGQKLSQEEMNALLNSLFSAKNPYTCPHGRPTLVRMSLDELTRRFLR, encoded by the coding sequence ATGATGAAAACAAAAAAAAATACAATTAAAGTGCTCTCATCCTCTGTGATTGAAAAAATTGCAGCAGGTGAGGTTATCGAACGTCCGGCTTCTGTGCTTAAGGAGCTGGTCGAGAATTCAATTGATGCATCCTCCACAAAAATTGAAATCACGGTTGAAGGTGCAGGGTTTTCTTTAATCAGAGTAAGTGATAATGGTCTGGGAATGTCCTCTACTGACCTGGAAAAATGCGTGGTAAGGCATGCAACCAGCAAAATCAACTCCGCAGACGATCTCTTTATGATATCGACTATGGGGTTCAGGGGTGAGGCAATGGCCAGTGTGGCGGCCGTAAGTCGGTTGAATGTGGTTAGCAGTGATAATGATTCAGGATTAGGGTATGCTATTAGCAGCGAGGGGGGAGTAGTAAAGGGGATAGAACCGCAACAGCACCTTAGGGGAACTAAAGTAACGGTGCGCGACCTTTTTTATAACGTGCCTGCCCGAAAAAAGTTTATGAAAACCCAGCGGGCAGAGCAGCTTGCTATTGTGAGAATGCTGGAGCAGATGGTTATTCCTTTCCCTGGTATTCATTTTACCGTGACTGTGGATGGTAAAAAAGTCATGGAGATTCCGGAATGCGGGAGTCCAAGGGAGAGGATTGCCGCTGTTGGGGGAACAAAATTTGCCCAAAATCTAATAGAGTGCAGTGAAGAGAACGATGGTGTGTCTGCTCTTCTCTATGTTTCCACCCCGGAAACACTTCAGAAAAGGCCACGATTTCAGTCGCTTTACGTTAATTTGAGGCGCATAGATAACGATTCTGTTACCTTCGCTGTAAGGGAAGCATTTTCACGGTTCCTGGGGCATGGTAATCGTCCTTCCTTTTTCTGCTTTCTTGATATTGATCCGGGATGTATTGATGTGAATGTTCATCCAACTAAACAGCAGATAAAATTTGATGAAGACAGACGCATTTTTGGATTTATATACCGTGCTGTTAAAAGTGGGATTGAAAAAATGCTCATATCCAAAGATGATTTCCGAGAGTCAGCGAAAACTGATATTGAAAATCTCTCAGATACCTACCCTGCACTCCATTCAAATGCTGGGGAAGAGGGGGGTGGAAAAGACACCGGGGCACAAAGAGAGAAACCTAAAGAGGAAGAATCTGCATTTCAGACTATACTCCCTTTCCCTGCATCAAAGAGATACTCCGAAAAAGAGCTTGATCATAAAGCAGAAAGCAGTGTACAATTGGATAATGATGATAAAGATGTGCTCTGGAATCTCATACCATGCTATCAGATTCATGGTATGTTTATTCTGGCACCCATAAAGAATGGTATTCTGCTTATTGATCAGCATGCTGCTCATGAGAGGGTACTGTTTGAGCAGGCCTTAAAGGATTTGCACTCAGGACGAACTGCTTCGCAGCAACTTTTGTTTCCTGTTCTCTTTGAGGTTTCGCCTACAGAGAAGGCGATTATTGAATCGGGAAAGGAGTATTTCTCAGGTTTTGGTTTTGAGATAGCCGATTTTGGCGGTAATACGATCTCTGTCTCTGCTATACCGGCTTTTTTAAAGGATGGTCAGGTTGAGAACACTATTAGGGAGATGATACGGTATCTCCTGGATGGACGTGGCAGTGATGCTTTCGGTGAGCCAACTAAAAGGTTCGCTGCTGCTTTTGCCTGTGGAGCTGCTATTAAAAGTGGTCAGAAGTTGAGTCAGGAAGAGATGAACGCTTTATTGAATTCACTCTTTTCTGCCAAGAATCCCTACACTTGTCCTCACGGAAGACCAACTTTAGTGAGAATGTCTCTTGATGAGCTTACGCGACGTTTTCTTAGGTAA
- a CDS encoding pirin family protein encodes METSVLLSAEIIAEGEGARVKRLFPSSKIRDFDPFVLFDEFFVDPFAGFPEHPHRGFEAITYMLEGSFRHKDTLGNDTEVGQEGVQRFTAGRGILHSEMPGRGVSVCHGIQLWLNLPKRLKHIEPSYQQVDKGNLTVFEVPGGTVRTVIGDKSPLKVNTTVSYFDIRLRAGYSYSPLFHPQFSSFIYVYRGKVLCKGLECGSGQGITLKLSPGDIFKAVDSSGFLFLTGKPHREPIYHNGPYVD; translated from the coding sequence ATGGAAACATCTGTTCTACTCTCTGCAGAAATAATTGCTGAAGGAGAAGGGGCAAGGGTAAAACGTTTGTTTCCTTCAAGCAAAATCAGGGATTTTGATCCCTTTGTTCTTTTTGATGAGTTTTTTGTAGATCCTTTTGCCGGTTTTCCTGAACATCCACACAGAGGTTTTGAAGCAATAACCTATATGCTCGAGGGATCATTTAGGCACAAAGATACTCTGGGCAATGATACCGAAGTGGGGCAAGAAGGAGTACAGAGATTTACCGCCGGAAGGGGGATACTTCACTCTGAGATGCCCGGGAGGGGTGTTTCTGTGTGTCATGGTATACAGCTGTGGCTTAATCTTCCCAAACGCCTAAAACACATAGAACCCTCTTATCAGCAGGTCGATAAGGGGAATCTTACTGTTTTTGAAGTGCCTGGTGGCACCGTAAGAACGGTCATTGGGGATAAATCACCGCTGAAAGTGAATACTACCGTTTCTTACTTTGATATCAGGCTTAGAGCAGGCTATAGTTATAGCCCTCTTTTTCATCCTCAGTTTAGTTCCTTTATATACGTTTATAGAGGTAAAGTGTTGTGCAAAGGCTTAGAGTGTGGTTCTGGGCAGGGTATAACACTTAAACTCTCCCCTGGAGATATATTTAAAGCTGTTGATTCATCCGGTTTTCTATTCCTGACAGGAAAACCACATAGGGAGCCCATTTATCATAATGGCCCATATGTGGATTAA
- a CDS encoding NmrA family NAD(P)-binding protein, producing the protein MAGRIFITGATSPLGRRVVQYLAHTDREIRVAVHTHAKEEYVKMTGVQTVPFEYGDFATIDRALEGVETLFLLTPIAREQVEFTRRIIDRAQLWGVSHIVKISMMGVDDFPGIQFTRWHKQSEIYIEKSGIAYTFIRPNAMMQNFVRYVQPAGSFIYLPLDDAAVSYIDMRDVARFCAEVILRAQEFQGCRFELTGPQALTPEDIAMTITKAVGYHISYIDISEETSLHVLESTGMAQWLAKGFVELYSLQRSGRFGETTTDFEKIIQRKPHTFEAFVRDYSNIFKAIIQQEHHTFLR; encoded by the coding sequence ATGGCTGGCAGAATATTCATAACCGGCGCAACAAGCCCTCTGGGACGCAGAGTGGTACAATACCTTGCACATACTGACAGAGAAATAAGAGTGGCTGTGCATACGCATGCCAAAGAAGAGTATGTGAAGATGACCGGTGTGCAGACTGTTCCTTTTGAATACGGTGATTTCGCTACTATCGACAGGGCGCTTGAAGGAGTTGAAACTCTTTTTCTTTTGACACCTATTGCAAGGGAACAGGTTGAGTTTACTCGTAGAATCATCGATAGAGCACAGTTATGGGGGGTATCTCATATAGTAAAAATATCAATGATGGGGGTTGATGATTTTCCTGGAATACAATTTACCAGGTGGCATAAGCAGTCTGAAATCTACATAGAAAAATCTGGCATTGCTTATACGTTTATTCGTCCAAATGCAATGATGCAAAATTTTGTACGTTATGTGCAACCGGCAGGAAGTTTTATTTACCTTCCTTTGGATGATGCTGCTGTGAGTTATATAGATATGCGCGATGTTGCAAGGTTTTGTGCCGAGGTAATCTTACGGGCACAAGAATTCCAGGGCTGTCGTTTTGAGCTAACGGGCCCCCAGGCACTTACTCCTGAAGACATTGCTATGACGATTACAAAAGCTGTGGGCTATCACATAAGTTATATCGATATCTCTGAAGAAACCTCTCTCCATGTTCTTGAAAGTACAGGTATGGCTCAGTGGCTTGCAAAAGGGTTTGTAGAGTTATACTCGCTGCAGCGTTCAGGCCGTTTTGGTGAAACTACAACAGATTTTGAAAAAATAATTCAAAGAAAGCCTCATACGTTTGAAGCATTTGTGCGTGATTACAGCAATATCTTTAAAGCGATAATACAGCAGGAACACCACACCTTCTTACGGTAA
- a CDS encoding NAD(P)H-binding protein, whose translation MGSEILITGATGVAGLEVIRRFGAMGIKVRAAIHRQKGALERLYPGIIEPVRFDFADQKLVDTALEGIKTVLLITPAVPEQAEYVRIFLERARLSGVSHIVRLSMFGTDKVPLIKYMLWHHEAEQIVKESGLDFTILRPNMFMQNFLTRMQPTGGLIYLPLGKGAVSYFDAKDFAAAAYDILLAPRAHKGNIYTFTGSQGLSMFQTTSLISEVIGTHVEYADISEETARHVLEGSAINGLLIDATIEHYAFQRVGLASEVTHDYERVTGNAAGLFVDFVRDNADLFRELVEHEEE comes from the coding sequence ATGGGCTCAGAAATTCTTATAACCGGTGCTACCGGGGTAGCTGGCTTAGAGGTGATCAGGCGCTTTGGTGCTATGGGCATAAAGGTCAGAGCTGCAATTCATCGGCAAAAAGGTGCTCTTGAGCGTCTCTATCCTGGGATTATTGAACCAGTCCGTTTCGATTTTGCTGATCAAAAACTGGTTGATACTGCACTTGAGGGGATAAAAACTGTACTGTTAATCACGCCGGCTGTACCTGAGCAGGCGGAGTATGTGAGGATTTTTCTTGAGCGGGCTCGCCTGAGTGGCGTTTCTCACATAGTCAGACTCTCTATGTTTGGTACCGATAAGGTGCCTTTAATAAAGTATATGCTTTGGCATCACGAGGCGGAGCAGATAGTTAAAGAATCGGGTTTGGATTTTACGATTCTACGCCCCAATATGTTTATGCAAAATTTTCTCACCCGTATGCAACCCACGGGGGGACTTATTTATCTACCCCTTGGTAAGGGGGCGGTAAGTTACTTTGATGCCAAAGATTTCGCTGCCGCAGCATACGATATTCTTCTTGCTCCCAGGGCTCATAAGGGTAATATCTATACCTTTACCGGTTCTCAGGGGTTATCGATGTTCCAAACCACCAGTTTAATTTCTGAGGTTATCGGAACACACGTTGAATATGCTGATATAAGCGAAGAGACCGCTCGTCATGTTTTAGAAGGTTCTGCGATTAATGGACTATTAATTGATGCCACTATTGAGCACTATGCTTTTCAGCGGGTGGGGTTAGCTTCTGAAGTTACTCATGACTATGAGAGAGTTACAGGAAACGCAGCAGGCTTATTTGTGGATTTTGTAAGAGATAATGCGGATTTGTTTAGAGAGTTGGTCGAGCATGAAGAGGAGTAG